A region of Photobacterium sanguinicancri DNA encodes the following proteins:
- a CDS encoding CHASE domain-containing protein, whose product METKNIEREFQDEINDKALSYYKGVKFNLESVYSLKAHFDNNEIISASSFADEAAYILSRHNKVQALEWIPRVPHSERSQVEAQGKAHFEGYQFTERLASGVMGPATDRDYYYPVFYLEPLETNEVVMGYDLNSNSRRREVMQRAIASGDVQLSEGIGLIQSDDYRIGVLSLLPLFNTPMMANREESLRGFILGVFDVESIFSAIYRGGEDQEIVIKLWDATIPANKSILFSRDLKNGSPNLLLNQYRYTRSVMNYAGRRWVLEAIPSAQYFSSRRTHTPWWVFIVGNVFFGLSTWFAFVAARQNEDMQSDLDNKNAQLNDVNEKLERLTKTDPLTGIANRRYFDEYYELEFLRSKRESKPLALLIFDIDFFKQFNDTYGHQAGDRCLRLVASELERVLKRPADRIARIGGEEFAVLLPNTTNGEVVAKQCKSAIERIAIEHKTAKHLKIVTVSVGMVSASKLDGQTPDSLFNFADSALYQAKSAGRNAVRCIKILPEVVPELETLC is encoded by the coding sequence GTGGAAACGAAGAATATTGAACGCGAGTTTCAAGATGAAATAAATGATAAAGCTCTCTCATATTATAAGGGAGTAAAGTTTAATCTAGAGTCAGTCTATTCGCTGAAAGCGCATTTTGATAATAACGAAATTATATCGGCATCATCTTTCGCTGATGAGGCTGCGTATATATTGAGTCGCCATAATAAAGTGCAAGCGTTGGAGTGGATCCCTCGGGTTCCTCATTCAGAGAGAAGCCAAGTTGAAGCACAAGGAAAAGCGCATTTCGAAGGCTATCAATTTACCGAGCGTTTAGCCTCTGGCGTCATGGGACCAGCAACTGATCGCGACTATTATTATCCGGTCTTTTATTTAGAGCCGTTAGAAACGAATGAAGTCGTAATGGGTTACGATCTCAATTCGAACTCTCGCCGTCGTGAAGTTATGCAACGTGCTATTGCGAGTGGTGATGTTCAGCTCTCTGAAGGTATCGGGTTGATTCAATCTGATGATTATCGTATTGGTGTGCTTTCATTATTGCCATTGTTTAATACACCTATGATGGCTAATAGAGAAGAATCCTTACGTGGCTTTATCTTAGGTGTGTTTGATGTAGAGTCGATATTTTCAGCAATTTATCGTGGTGGTGAAGATCAGGAAATTGTCATTAAATTATGGGATGCCACTATTCCTGCGAATAAATCTATTTTGTTCTCACGTGATTTGAAAAACGGTTCACCCAATTTATTACTCAATCAGTACCGTTATACGCGCTCCGTTATGAACTATGCTGGCCGACGGTGGGTGCTTGAAGCAATTCCTAGCGCTCAATATTTTTCATCCAGAAGAACGCATACACCGTGGTGGGTATTTATTGTTGGGAATGTGTTTTTTGGTTTATCAACCTGGTTCGCATTTGTTGCTGCAAGACAAAACGAAGATATGCAAAGCGATTTAGATAATAAGAATGCACAGCTTAATGATGTAAATGAAAAACTAGAACGTTTAACGAAAACTGACCCTCTAACGGGTATCGCTAACCGACGTTATTTCGACGAATATTATGAACTCGAATTTTTGCGCTCCAAGCGTGAATCTAAGCCGCTAGCGTTACTTATTTTTGATATCGATTTCTTCAAGCAATTTAATGATACCTATGGGCACCAAGCTGGTGATCGCTGTTTGCGCCTTGTTGCATCAGAATTGGAGCGTGTTTTAAAGCGACCAGCCGATCGTATTGCGCGAATTGGTGGTGAAGAGTTTGCCGTTCTGCTACCTAATACGACCAATGGAGAAGTTGTTGCAAAGCAATGTAAAAGCGCGATAGAGCGGATTGCCATTGAGCATAAAACAGCTAAGCATCTAAAGATTGTTACTGTGTCTGTTGGGATGGTTTCAGCGAGTAAACTTGATGGCCAAACGCCTGATTCTCTGTTTAACTTTGCGGATTCTGCCTTGTATCAAGCTAAATCAGCAGGACGCAATGCTGTTCGCTGCATTAAAATTTTACCCGAAGTCGTCCCTGAATTAGAGACGTTATGCTGA
- the metE gene encoding 5-methyltetrahydropteroyltriglutamate--homocysteine S-methyltransferase — MTTNSTVTTATSSLTTTNNAAKTVTHILGYPRIGSQRELKFALEKYWRGEIDQKELKEVGSLLRHRHWSDQVGAGLDYVTVGDFAWYDHVLGTSMLLGHIPQRHNNGFPDLDTLFRVGRGKAPTGCACAASDMTKWFNTNYHYIVPEFTKDDEFNVSWQQLFEEVAEAKKAGHDVKPVLLGPISYLWLGKEKEEGFDRLSLLPRLLNAYQQILNKLAALGVEWVQIDEPVLALELPKAWADSFKLAYQVLKGDTKLLLTTYFDNITHHLDKIVELSIDGLHVDLSASPEQLDEVVAKLPQSWVLSAGVINGRNVWRADLSAQLERLAPVKAVLGERLWVASSCSLLHSPIDLDLEIDVEPEVRQWLSFAKQKCREVTLLAHALDGDAIAKAECDKYSAPIKARATSERVNNADVRQRTNAITAALAERKAPYSERARQQRNALGLPLLPTTTIGSFPQTNEIRTQRRDFKAGRLTEADYNTALKGHIADAIARQEALDLDVFVHGEAERNDMVEYFAELLEGFAVTRFGWVQSYGSRCVKPAVIVSDIYRAQPMTVEWATYAQSLTDKPVKGMLTGPVTILGWTFPREDLTREQIANQIALALRDEVADLQQAGINIIQIDEPAIREGLPLKASQWQTYLDWAVNAFKISAASAEPQTQIHTHMCYSEFNHIIKSVAALDADVITIETSRSDMELLKAFEEFAYPNEIGPGVYDIHSPNIPSVEQIIHLVEKAEALIPAERLWINPDCGLKTRNWEETEAALRNLVTAAKTLREQWQAKAV, encoded by the coding sequence ATGACTACGAACTCAACAGTAACAACAGCAACCTCATCGCTCACGACAACAAACAATGCAGCAAAAACAGTCACGCACATTCTTGGTTACCCTCGTATTGGTTCTCAGCGTGAATTGAAATTTGCACTAGAAAAATACTGGCGTGGCGAGATTGATCAGAAAGAATTAAAAGAAGTCGGTAGTTTACTGCGCCACCGTCATTGGAGTGACCAAGTAGGGGCTGGTTTAGATTATGTAACCGTGGGTGACTTTGCTTGGTATGACCATGTGTTAGGCACCAGTATGCTATTAGGCCACATCCCACAGCGCCACAATAATGGCTTCCCCGATTTAGATACTTTGTTCCGTGTGGGTCGTGGTAAAGCGCCAACAGGCTGTGCATGTGCTGCATCAGACATGACAAAGTGGTTCAATACGAATTATCACTACATTGTGCCTGAGTTTACTAAAGATGATGAATTCAACGTCAGTTGGCAACAGCTTTTTGAAGAAGTGGCTGAAGCGAAAAAAGCCGGTCACGATGTAAAACCTGTTTTGCTAGGCCCGATTTCTTACTTATGGCTAGGTAAAGAAAAAGAAGAAGGCTTTGACCGTTTATCGTTATTGCCGCGTTTGCTAAATGCGTACCAACAAATCCTAAATAAGCTAGCGGCCTTGGGTGTTGAATGGGTACAAATTGATGAGCCAGTACTGGCATTAGAATTACCAAAGGCCTGGGCAGATTCATTCAAATTGGCGTACCAAGTGTTAAAAGGTGACACCAAGTTATTACTAACGACGTATTTCGACAATATTACCCACCATCTAGACAAGATTGTTGAGCTTAGTATTGATGGCCTGCATGTTGATTTATCAGCATCACCAGAGCAGCTAGACGAAGTGGTGGCGAAACTTCCACAATCTTGGGTGCTCTCAGCAGGTGTCATTAATGGGCGTAACGTATGGCGCGCAGATTTATCAGCACAACTTGAACGCTTAGCACCTGTAAAAGCCGTATTAGGTGAGCGTCTATGGGTCGCAAGTTCGTGTTCATTACTGCATAGCCCAATTGATTTGGATTTAGAAATCGATGTTGAACCAGAAGTGCGTCAGTGGTTGTCGTTCGCGAAACAAAAATGCCGCGAAGTTACCTTGCTGGCACACGCTCTCGATGGTGATGCCATTGCAAAAGCCGAATGTGATAAATACAGTGCGCCGATTAAAGCACGTGCAACCAGCGAGCGTGTAAACAATGCTGATGTTCGCCAGCGTACCAATGCTATTACCGCTGCGTTGGCAGAGCGTAAAGCGCCGTATAGTGAGCGTGCTCGCCAACAGCGTAATGCATTGGGTTTACCGCTATTGCCTACGACGACGATTGGTTCGTTCCCACAAACAAATGAAATCCGTACGCAACGTCGCGACTTCAAAGCCGGACGACTGACAGAGGCGGATTATAACACCGCACTGAAAGGGCATATTGCTGATGCAATTGCTCGCCAAGAAGCACTCGACCTTGATGTGTTTGTGCACGGTGAAGCTGAGCGTAACGACATGGTAGAATACTTTGCAGAATTGCTAGAAGGTTTTGCTGTAACACGATTTGGTTGGGTACAAAGCTACGGTTCACGCTGTGTTAAACCAGCGGTGATTGTGTCTGATATCTATCGTGCGCAACCAATGACCGTTGAATGGGCGACGTATGCACAATCTCTAACCGACAAGCCAGTAAAAGGCATGTTAACAGGCCCTGTGACTATCTTGGGTTGGACATTCCCGCGTGAAGATCTTACTCGTGAACAAATCGCTAACCAGATTGCTCTTGCACTGCGTGATGAAGTCGCTGACTTACAACAGGCTGGTATTAATATCATTCAAATTGATGAACCTGCTATTCGTGAAGGTTTACCGCTTAAAGCAAGCCAATGGCAAACATATCTTGATTGGGCGGTGAATGCCTTTAAGATTTCAGCGGCAAGTGCCGAGCCACAAACGCAAATTCACACTCACATGTGTTACAGCGAGTTTAATCACATTATTAAATCGGTTGCGGCACTGGATGCTGATGTGATCACCATTGAAACATCGCGTTCAGACATGGAACTGCTGAAAGCATTCGAAGAGTTTGCTTATCCAAATGAGATTGGTCCGGGTGTGTATGACATTCACTCGCCAAATATCCCGTCAGTTGAGCAAATTATTCACTTAGTGGAAAAAGCGGAAGCCTTGATCCCAGCAGAACGTCTATGGATTAACCCAGACTGTGGTTTAAAAACACGCAACTGGGAAGAAACAGAAGCGGCACTGAGAAACCTAGTGACAGCGGCCAAGACGTTACGCGAACAATGGCAAGCAAAAGCGGTTTAA
- the metR gene encoding HTH-type transcriptional regulator MetR, with translation MIEIKHLRTLSVLRDTGSLTATANTLCLTQSALSHQLKDLEQRLGGQLFLRKTRPVRFTPEGDILLKLADEIFPRITKAEHALANLKEDANGRLHMAIDCHSCFQWLMPALKEYQIHWPSVSLDFSSGFGFEPLPALTAGELDLVITSDIQPRNEVHYEPLFDFEMRLVVSPQSPLADKDFIEPKDILDQTMLTYPVQKNRLDVVKHFLQPAGVEPNKWKQADNTLMLVQMVSADLGVAALPNWAIHDFARQGLIVSKPLGKGLWRRLYAAIRASENQRHYLQAFFATARQQCQTHLEGIRAA, from the coding sequence ATGATCGAGATAAAGCATCTTCGTACCTTATCTGTACTACGTGATACAGGGTCGTTAACAGCAACGGCCAATACGCTGTGCTTGACGCAATCTGCGCTCTCACATCAGCTTAAAGATCTAGAACAACGTTTAGGCGGGCAGCTTTTTTTGCGTAAAACGCGCCCTGTTCGCTTTACGCCTGAGGGGGATATCCTACTTAAACTGGCCGATGAAATATTTCCTCGTATCACCAAAGCCGAGCACGCTCTCGCAAATTTAAAAGAAGATGCCAATGGGCGGTTACACATGGCGATTGATTGCCACTCTTGTTTTCAGTGGTTAATGCCAGCACTAAAGGAATACCAGATCCACTGGCCGTCGGTCTCTCTTGATTTCTCATCAGGTTTTGGCTTTGAGCCTCTTCCTGCACTCACGGCGGGTGAATTGGATTTAGTCATTACATCTGATATTCAACCACGCAATGAAGTGCATTACGAACCCCTGTTCGATTTTGAAATGCGATTGGTGGTTTCTCCACAATCCCCATTGGCAGATAAAGACTTTATTGAACCTAAAGATATTCTTGACCAAACTATGCTGACCTACCCTGTTCAGAAAAACAGATTAGATGTGGTGAAGCACTTTTTACAGCCTGCGGGTGTTGAGCCAAACAAGTGGAAGCAAGCCGATAACACACTGATGCTAGTACAAATGGTGTCGGCCGACTTAGGCGTTGCAGCTTTACCTAACTGGGCAATTCATGACTTTGCACGACAAGGATTGATTGTAAGTAAACCACTAGGAAAGGGGTTATGGCGACGTTTATATGCGGCAATTCGCGCATCAGAAAATCAGCGTCATTACTTACAGGCATTTTTTGCAACAGCACGCCAACAGTGCCAGACGCACCTTGAAGGGATTAGAGCAGCTTAG
- a CDS encoding GGDEF domain-containing protein → MQNIAFTGKGKVYFEEQQQQQLEKGIRLLVGASAFLVFLMAVELMTSDYSLYVTKFYFFMLVVMTLLSSVVFWWLAGKAYSHEKWKPLSLLFAGLFSIFWAVLSLVLDHPSHLQTVFLYGEIYILVSVVAFFGYRPALLLAATPIVCSFLIASPSLTPTLTFAYASKLLLALGISEYLNHSFRDVVFLHLDSRNLKHQLKSVGLIDPVTHLHNNKHFNIELDREVMSSRRSKLPLSVLIINIQPIRLYTFTCGHEACEDLLRIVSKALEHGVYRPRDFIARISVDEFALILPETDDEGAAIVAKRLESNIHRSCDLWIERDLNEALLMKSAIVKLMPNMTTKTMLKRIKRVAAKINSYDTE, encoded by the coding sequence ATGCAAAATATAGCTTTTACTGGTAAGGGGAAAGTCTATTTTGAGGAGCAGCAACAGCAACAACTTGAAAAAGGGATTCGTTTATTAGTTGGCGCATCAGCGTTCTTGGTTTTTTTAATGGCTGTCGAGTTGATGACATCCGATTACAGCCTATACGTAACAAAGTTCTATTTTTTCATGTTAGTTGTGATGACACTTTTATCGAGTGTTGTGTTTTGGTGGCTTGCTGGGAAAGCGTATAGCCATGAGAAATGGAAGCCTTTATCACTGCTATTTGCGGGTCTGTTCAGTATTTTTTGGGCTGTATTATCACTTGTCCTCGATCATCCTTCACACTTACAAACCGTCTTTTTGTACGGTGAAATATATATATTAGTGTCTGTTGTTGCGTTTTTTGGTTATCGGCCGGCATTATTACTCGCAGCGACTCCTATTGTGTGCTCCTTTTTAATTGCAAGCCCTAGCTTAACGCCTACCCTTACTTTCGCTTACGCATCAAAGTTGTTGTTGGCTTTAGGCATTAGTGAGTACCTTAATCACAGCTTTCGTGATGTTGTTTTTCTCCACCTTGATAGTCGAAACTTAAAGCATCAATTAAAATCGGTTGGCTTGATCGACCCTGTTACTCACCTTCATAATAATAAGCATTTCAATATTGAATTAGATCGTGAAGTGATGTCTTCTCGGCGTAGTAAGCTGCCACTCTCAGTTTTAATCATTAATATACAACCCATCCGCTTATATACTTTTACCTGCGGCCATGAGGCTTGTGAAGATTTGCTACGAATAGTCTCGAAAGCTTTAGAGCACGGAGTTTATAGACCAAGAGATTTTATAGCGCGTATTAGTGTTGATGAATTTGCTTTGATCTTACCTGAAACTGATGACGAGGGTGCCGCGATTGTGGCTAAGAGGCTCGAGTCTAATATTCACCGAAGTTGCGATTTATGGATAGAAAGAGACTTGAATGAAGCGCTACTAATGAAGTCAGCGATCGTTAAGTTGATGCCGAATATGACTACGAAAACAATGCTGAAACGCATTAAACGAGTGGCTGCGAAGATTAACTCATACGACACCGAGTAA
- a CDS encoding DUF4250 domain-containing protein, with translation MEINNLLKLDGHIVLGIVNEKLRLECNSVDELLSRYELDNDELMEKMGELGFQYDPINNQFK, from the coding sequence ATGGAAATCAACAATCTGCTCAAGCTGGATGGGCACATAGTGCTTGGCATTGTGAATGAAAAACTACGCTTAGAATGCAATTCAGTCGATGAATTACTGAGCCGCTATGAACTCGACAATGATGAGCTCATGGAAAAAATGGGGGAGTTGGGTTTTCAATACGACCCTATTAATAATCAGTTTAAATAG